One window of Phaeobacter sp. G2 genomic DNA carries:
- a CDS encoding DegT/DnrJ/EryC1/StrS family aminotransferase, with the protein MSPIYPLATSSWDQAEQDALQRVIDSDMYSMGPEVRAFEEEFAAHFGSKHAVMVNSGSSANLLMLAALRYTKNDDLRLMPGDEIIVPAVSWSTTYYPLQQYGLRLKFVDIDRATLNYDLNALEAAISDKTRALMVVNLLGNPNDFAVLQALCAPRGIVMIEDNCESMGASFDGKQAGTFGVMGSYSSFFSHHISTMEGGMVTCDDEELYHVMLSLRAHGWTRNLPKFNHVTGEKSEDPFEESFRFVLPGYNLRPLEMSGALGREQLKKLPDLIKGRRANGALVQAQLGNHAKFAIQQEIGCSSWFGFSLVIREGCGLARADLVKQLLAKGFECRPIVAGNFAKNQVMQYFDYEIHGSLTNADYIDANGLFVGNHHYPIPEAVAALAEI; encoded by the coding sequence ATGAGCCCCATTTACCCCCTCGCCACGTCTTCCTGGGATCAGGCGGAACAGGATGCGCTGCAGCGCGTCATCGACAGCGACATGTATTCCATGGGCCCCGAGGTGCGCGCCTTTGAGGAAGAATTTGCCGCGCATTTTGGCAGCAAACATGCGGTGATGGTCAATTCCGGCTCCTCGGCCAATCTGCTGATGCTGGCGGCGCTGCGCTATACCAAAAATGACGATCTGCGGCTGATGCCCGGCGATGAGATCATCGTCCCCGCCGTCAGTTGGTCCACCACCTACTATCCGCTGCAGCAGTACGGCCTGCGGCTGAAATTTGTCGATATCGACCGCGCCACCCTGAACTATGACCTGAACGCCCTGGAAGCGGCGATCAGCGATAAGACCCGCGCCTTGATGGTGGTGAACCTGCTGGGCAACCCCAATGATTTTGCGGTGCTGCAGGCGCTTTGTGCGCCGCGCGGCATCGTGATGATCGAGGACAATTGCGAATCCATGGGCGCCAGTTTTGACGGCAAACAGGCCGGCACTTTTGGGGTCATGGGGTCTTATTCGTCGTTCTTCTCGCACCATATCTCCACCATGGAAGGCGGCATGGTGACCTGCGACGACGAAGAGCTTTATCATGTGATGCTGTCCCTGCGCGCCCATGGCTGGACCCGCAACCTGCCAAAGTTCAACCATGTCACCGGCGAGAAATCTGAGGATCCCTTTGAGGAGAGCTTTCGCTTTGTGCTGCCGGGCTACAATCTGCGCCCGCTGGAGATGTCCGGCGCGCTGGGGCGCGAACAGCTGAAGAAACTGCCGGATCTTATCAAAGGGCGGCGCGCCAATGGCGCCTTGGTGCAGGCGCAGCTGGGCAACCACGCCAAATTTGCCATCCAGCAGGAAATTGGCTGTTCCAGCTGGTTTGGTTTCTCATTGGTCATTCGCGAAGGCTGCGGGCTTGCCCGCGCCGATCTGGTGAAACAGCTCCTGGCCAAGGGCTTTGAGTGCCGCCCCATCGTGGCGGGCAATTTTGCCAAGAACCAGGTGATGCAGTATTTCGACTATGAGATCCACGGCAGCCTGACCAATGCCGATTACATCGACGCCAATGGGCTGTTTGTGGGCAACCACCACTATCCCATCCCCGAGGCCGTTGCGGCCCTGGCCGAGATCTAG
- the gmd gene encoding GDP-mannose 4,6-dehydratase, with translation MKKALITGVTGQDGSYLAEFLLEKGYEVHGIKRRASSFNTQRVDHIYEDPHTDNARFKLHYGDLTDSSNLTRILSEVQPDEVYNLGAQSHVAVSFESPEYTADVDAMGTLRLLEAIRFLKLEGKTRFYQASTSELYGLVQETPQTETTPFHPRSPYAVAKMYAYWIAVNYREAYGMYACNGILFNHESPRRGETFVTRKITRGLANIAQGLEPCLYMGNIDALRDWGHAKDYVRMQWMMLQQDAPEDFVIATGVQYSVRQFIEWSAAELGITLAFSGTGLDEIATVAAITGDKAPALRVGDVVLRIDPRYFRPAEVETLLGDPAKAKAKLGWVPEITVQEMCAEMAAHDLKAAQRARVLKDHGYSEPVARED, from the coding sequence ATGAAAAAAGCTCTGATTACCGGTGTGACCGGCCAGGACGGGTCCTATCTGGCGGAGTTCCTGCTGGAGAAGGGCTATGAGGTACATGGCATCAAACGTCGTGCCTCGTCGTTTAATACCCAGCGGGTGGATCACATCTATGAAGATCCCCATACCGACAATGCCCGCTTCAAGCTGCATTACGGCGATCTGACCGACAGTTCGAACCTGACGCGGATCCTGTCGGAGGTGCAGCCCGATGAGGTCTACAACCTTGGCGCTCAGTCCCATGTGGCGGTCTCGTTTGAGAGCCCGGAATATACCGCCGATGTGGATGCCATGGGCACATTGCGCCTGCTCGAGGCGATCCGCTTTTTGAAGCTGGAAGGCAAGACCCGGTTTTATCAGGCCTCCACCTCGGAACTCTATGGTCTGGTGCAGGAGACGCCGCAGACCGAGACCACGCCGTTTCACCCGCGCAGCCCCTATGCGGTGGCCAAGATGTATGCCTACTGGATTGCGGTGAACTACCGCGAGGCCTATGGCATGTATGCCTGCAACGGCATCCTGTTCAACCACGAGAGCCCCCGGCGCGGCGAGACATTTGTCACCCGCAAGATCACCCGCGGCTTGGCCAATATCGCCCAGGGGCTGGAGCCCTGCCTGTATATGGGCAATATCGACGCGCTGCGCGACTGGGGCCATGCCAAGGACTATGTGCGGATGCAGTGGATGATGCTGCAGCAAGACGCGCCCGAGGATTTTGTCATCGCCACCGGTGTGCAGTATTCGGTGCGCCAGTTTATCGAATGGTCAGCGGCGGAACTGGGGATCACCCTGGCGTTCAGCGGCACCGGCCTGGATGAGATCGCCACCGTGGCGGCGATCACCGGCGACAAGGCTCCGGCGCTGCGGGTTGGCGATGTGGTGCTGCGCATTGATCCGCGCTACTTCCGCCCCGCCGAGGTGGAAACCCTGCTGGGCGATCCTGCCAAGGCCAAGGCCAAACTGGGCTGGGTGCCAGAAATCACCGTGCAGGAAATGTGTGCCGAAATGGCGGCTCATGATCTAAAGGCGGCGCAGCGCGCAAGGGTGCTGAAGGATCACGGCTACAGTGAACCCGTCGCGCGGGAGGATTGA
- a CDS encoding glycosyltransferase, which produces MTLQGGSTLGAAGAQITPELEALARQHFDAPFYRATVAACAAQARPGEEVLPAEMLAQDQDAATHFLIHGWRLGLSPNRWFDTLGYLAANPEVAAMGINPFLHYLEVGLPEGRRAMPFFLDRTRHVAEGRRFGRAEYGPIRHSLQLNSAQEVVQKKGWPQRLAVHLHLFYPDMIERCILLLQRLPCDFDLLVSVCDGADVVGLQHRLSRGLPRARRVVLRQVENRGRDVAPWLVTFRDEIRQSDLFLHLHSKKSPHGSYHEGWFDFLGHTLLGSQAVAAQILDLFATDCELGMLAPGYWPLLRRAPNYGKVRDLCAHLLARMGGPDLPAVCPDFPAGSFFFCRSQLLKPLLDLELTFRDFPAEAGQICGTLSHAIERLLGQLPQLAGLRFDMLSVDVPFEQAEQQPRSYRPAAQAAAEAGGPFPSVSVICPVTGPVVSAAEQAQSANALVETLASALMQSHAPLEVVLVDVSGVDATLAQVTARFATEIAVGQLRLLALSEGNAATARNAALDCAQGEIIAYLEQDVLWAPGYLSEVVKAVAEHPEATCLYSDLVQANGALKGGAYAREDLLAGDFIDLATFVHRRSLSDGGLRFAADLRAGAGWDFMLQATAQKAPLHLDYVACARIKDLPASNLAGKDPAPVASVTAPVLPPPPPAARVVQLRHRNERLYWGQEAMQIALKVPAPRPEFKHRWGDLHLANSLARALERLGCRTRVDILPDWYNHHPEDDATLVFRGVTPYVPDPRHVNLMWHISHPSRVSLEEMRGFDHVFVSAYPEAEQVIAALGMQASAMLQCADPDLFHPQVDLQDAPRHDLLFVGNSRKTTRWMPQACVARDLPVAVYGAEWDGLIPPQYLHGTHVPNDRLAAYYRASRIVLNDHWPDMAARGFVSNRIMDAGMAGALVISDHFKGEEIFMGQVVTCGTADEVEEAVRYYLANETARLEKAAAFRRLVLLHHRVDQRATQVMQVLKALIRDRMQRLR; this is translated from the coding sequence ATGACCCTGCAGGGGGGAAGCACCTTGGGCGCCGCCGGAGCGCAAATCACACCAGAGCTGGAGGCGCTGGCGCGTCAGCATTTTGATGCGCCTTTCTACCGGGCCACAGTGGCGGCCTGTGCCGCACAGGCCCGACCCGGAGAAGAGGTTTTACCAGCAGAGATGCTGGCGCAGGATCAGGATGCGGCGACACATTTTCTGATCCATGGTTGGCGTCTGGGCCTGTCGCCAAATCGCTGGTTCGACACATTGGGCTATCTGGCGGCCAATCCCGAGGTTGCAGCCATGGGGATCAACCCCTTTCTGCATTATCTGGAGGTTGGGCTGCCGGAGGGCCGCCGGGCGATGCCTTTCTTTCTGGATCGGACAAGGCATGTTGCTGAGGGGCGCCGCTTTGGACGGGCAGAATATGGTCCCATTCGCCACAGTCTGCAGCTGAATTCTGCGCAAGAGGTTGTTCAGAAAAAGGGCTGGCCACAGCGTCTGGCGGTGCATCTGCATTTGTTCTACCCGGATATGATTGAGCGCTGCATTCTGCTGTTGCAACGCCTGCCTTGTGACTTTGACTTGCTGGTTTCGGTCTGCGACGGGGCAGATGTCGTGGGTCTGCAGCATCGCTTATCACGCGGACTGCCGCGGGCCCGCCGGGTGGTTTTGCGCCAGGTCGAGAACCGGGGCCGGGATGTGGCACCTTGGTTGGTGACCTTTCGGGATGAAATTCGTCAGTCGGATCTGTTCCTGCATCTGCATAGTAAAAAGTCGCCACACGGGAGTTATCACGAAGGCTGGTTTGATTTTCTGGGGCATACGCTTTTGGGCTCACAAGCGGTGGCAGCGCAGATTCTGGATCTTTTTGCGACCGACTGTGAGCTGGGTATGCTGGCCCCGGGATATTGGCCCTTGCTGCGCCGCGCGCCAAATTATGGCAAGGTTCGCGATCTTTGCGCCCATCTTCTGGCGCGCATGGGGGGGCCGGATCTGCCTGCGGTCTGTCCGGATTTTCCGGCAGGGTCTTTCTTTTTCTGTCGCAGCCAGCTGTTGAAACCGCTGCTGGACCTGGAGCTGACATTTCGCGACTTTCCGGCGGAGGCCGGGCAGATTTGCGGGACCCTGTCCCATGCCATTGAGCGCCTGTTGGGGCAATTGCCACAGCTGGCGGGGCTGCGTTTTGACATGCTGTCGGTAGATGTCCCGTTTGAGCAGGCAGAGCAACAGCCACGCAGTTACCGCCCCGCCGCACAGGCGGCAGCTGAGGCGGGAGGGCCGTTCCCTTCGGTCTCGGTGATTTGTCCTGTAACGGGACCCGTAGTCAGCGCTGCGGAGCAGGCGCAGTCTGCCAATGCTCTGGTTGAGACACTCGCGTCAGCTTTGATGCAAAGCCATGCCCCGCTGGAGGTTGTATTGGTCGATGTGTCCGGAGTGGATGCGACCTTGGCGCAGGTCACGGCGCGGTTTGCGACCGAAATCGCTGTCGGACAGTTGCGGTTACTGGCCTTGAGTGAGGGCAATGCGGCGACGGCACGCAATGCAGCACTGGACTGCGCCCAGGGAGAGATCATCGCCTATTTGGAGCAGGATGTGCTTTGGGCGCCGGGATATCTGAGCGAAGTGGTCAAGGCCGTGGCAGAGCATCCTGAGGCGACATGTCTTTATAGTGATCTGGTGCAGGCGAATGGGGCGCTCAAGGGAGGGGCATACGCCCGGGAAGACCTGCTGGCAGGTGACTTCATTGACCTAGCGACCTTTGTGCACCGGCGCAGCTTGAGTGATGGTGGCTTGCGCTTTGCAGCTGATCTCAGGGCTGGGGCGGGCTGGGATTTCATGTTGCAAGCGACGGCGCAGAAGGCTCCGCTGCATCTTGACTATGTGGCCTGTGCACGCATCAAAGACCTGCCAGCCAGCAACCTGGCGGGCAAAGATCCGGCACCTGTTGCCAGCGTGACTGCTCCCGTTCTGCCCCCCCCGCCACCAGCGGCGCGCGTGGTGCAGCTCAGGCACCGCAATGAGCGTCTTTACTGGGGGCAGGAGGCGATGCAGATCGCGTTGAAAGTTCCGGCTCCCCGGCCCGAATTCAAACATCGCTGGGGGGATTTACACCTTGCCAATAGCCTGGCGCGGGCCCTGGAAAGACTGGGCTGTCGCACACGTGTCGATATTTTGCCGGACTGGTATAACCACCACCCGGAGGATGATGCGACGCTGGTGTTTCGTGGGGTGACCCCCTATGTGCCGGATCCCAGACATGTCAATCTGATGTGGCATATCAGCCATCCTTCACGGGTTTCACTGGAAGAGATGCGCGGCTTTGATCATGTCTTTGTCAGTGCCTATCCCGAGGCTGAGCAAGTGATTGCGGCCCTCGGGATGCAGGCCTCGGCGATGTTGCAATGCGCTGACCCGGATCTGTTTCACCCGCAGGTGGATCTGCAGGATGCGCCGCGTCATGACCTGCTTTTTGTGGGGAATTCGCGCAAGACGACGCGTTGGATGCCGCAGGCCTGTGTCGCGCGCGACCTGCCGGTGGCGGTCTATGGTGCCGAATGGGATGGGCTGATCCCGCCACAGTATCTGCACGGCACCCATGTGCCCAACGACAGGCTGGCGGCTTATTATCGGGCCTCGCGCATTGTGCTAAATGATCATTGGCCCGATATGGCAGCCCGCGGTTTTGTGTCAAATCGGATCATGGATGCAGGTATGGCCGGGGCGCTGGTGATTTCGGATCATTTCAAGGGCGAAGAGATCTTTATGGGGCAGGTGGTCACTTGCGGCACGGCAGATGAGGTCGAAGAGGCGGTGCGTTACTATCTGGCAAATGAGACGGCACGGCTGGAGAAAGCGGCCGCGTTCCGGCGTCTTGTGCTGTTGCACCATCGCGTGGACCAGCGTGCCACACAGGTCATGCAGGTCCTGAAGGCTCTGATCCGGGATCGAATGCAGCGCCTGCGTTGA
- a CDS encoding glycosyltransferase family 2 protein — protein sequence MTLSVVIPVRNDPTGLTRLLKQLLQLQIAERILVCDDASDPPCRPTDLGFDEAAAGICYLRSSDHRGAGHARNMGIAALDTDHVLFFDSDDLLCDAVVDLLRDLEGKAFDFCLFRHIDSRQRSRGTLGPMDSDQQLWQSAGLQAVTPQQISADQVEQMAMIAAYPWNKIYRSGFLQEHNIRCTEIMVHNDLELHWTSFLKAKHIYASAALCCEHFVAPEGGRLTNRRDRERLEVFQALSALHQVLRETAQAPRFVLPMTTFYLRLFDWVQLTLEEHYHAEFQHRIAAFLLANHDLATMTLIADRAPDLAHRINGHIRRGWS from the coding sequence ATGACCCTTTCGGTTGTTATCCCGGTTCGTAATGACCCCACAGGGTTGACGCGACTGCTGAAGCAGCTGTTGCAGCTGCAGATCGCGGAACGGATCCTGGTCTGCGATGATGCGAGTGATCCGCCCTGTCGCCCGACCGACCTGGGGTTTGATGAGGCTGCGGCAGGGATCTGCTATCTGCGCAGCTCAGATCACCGTGGTGCTGGTCATGCCCGAAACATGGGCATAGCGGCGTTGGATACGGATCATGTGTTGTTTTTTGATTCTGATGACCTCCTGTGCGATGCTGTGGTTGACCTGCTGCGCGATCTTGAAGGCAAGGCCTTTGATTTCTGCCTGTTTCGCCATATCGACAGCCGCCAGCGCAGCCGTGGAACGCTTGGCCCGATGGATTCGGATCAGCAGCTTTGGCAGTCAGCCGGGCTGCAGGCTGTGACGCCGCAACAGATCAGCGCGGATCAGGTGGAGCAGATGGCAATGATTGCCGCCTACCCCTGGAACAAGATCTATCGCAGCGGCTTTCTGCAGGAGCACAATATCCGCTGCACCGAGATCATGGTGCACAATGATCTCGAACTGCATTGGACCAGCTTCCTCAAGGCCAAGCACATCTATGCCTCAGCAGCACTGTGTTGCGAGCATTTTGTCGCGCCGGAGGGGGGGCGGTTGACCAACCGTAGGGACCGAGAGCGGTTGGAGGTGTTTCAGGCCCTTTCAGCTCTGCATCAGGTCCTGCGAGAGACGGCGCAGGCCCCGCGCTTTGTGCTGCCAATGACCACATTTTATCTGCGCCTGTTTGATTGGGTCCAACTGACGCTTGAAGAGCACTACCATGCCGAGTTTCAGCACCGGATCGCGGCGTTCCTGTTGGCCAACCATGACCTGGCAACCATGACGCTCATTGCTGACCGCGCCCCAGATCTGGCGCATCGGATCAATGGGCATATCCGGCGGGGGTGGTCGTGA
- a CDS encoding GDP-L-fucose synthase, with protein MSAEQGRKATMLLTGGGGLVGRNIQEHARAADWTILAPRSAELDLTDAAAVDAYLAKHQPDLVVHAAGRVGGIQANMANPVAFLDENTAMGRNIIMGAYRAGVRGFLNLASTCIYPRAAENPLREDMVLTGPLEPTNEGYALAKIMALRLCDYIRREDAGAQYKTLIPCNLYGAHDTFDPKQSHLLPAIIHKVHQAQKTGETSVEIWGDGTARREFMFAADLADAVLRAAADMDSLPGSMNIGLGQDHSINDYYATVAEVIGWTGDFSHDLSKPVGMKQKLCDPARQQDWGWQAPTPLRDGIAQTYRHYLESGYA; from the coding sequence ATGAGCGCAGAACAGGGCCGCAAGGCAACCATGCTCTTGACCGGCGGTGGTGGCCTGGTGGGGCGCAATATCCAAGAACACGCCCGGGCGGCCGACTGGACCATTCTGGCGCCGCGCAGCGCCGAGCTGGATCTGACCGATGCCGCAGCGGTGGACGCCTATCTTGCCAAACACCAGCCCGATCTGGTGGTGCATGCGGCCGGCCGGGTGGGGGGCATCCAGGCCAATATGGCCAATCCGGTGGCCTTCCTGGATGAAAACACCGCCATGGGGCGCAATATCATCATGGGCGCTTACCGGGCCGGGGTGCGCGGGTTTCTCAACCTGGCCTCGACCTGTATCTACCCCCGCGCCGCCGAAAACCCCCTGCGCGAAGACATGGTGCTGACCGGCCCGCTGGAACCCACCAATGAGGGCTATGCCCTGGCCAAGATCATGGCGCTGCGCCTGTGCGACTATATCCGCCGCGAGGATGCGGGCGCCCAGTACAAAACCCTGATCCCCTGTAATCTTTACGGGGCGCATGACACATTTGACCCCAAACAGTCGCATCTGCTGCCGGCCATCATCCACAAGGTGCATCAGGCGCAGAAAACGGGCGAGACCAGCGTCGAGATCTGGGGCGATGGCACGGCCCGGCGCGAGTTCATGTTTGCCGCGGATCTGGCCGATGCGGTGCTGCGCGCCGCCGCCGATATGGACAGCTTGCCGGGCAGCATGAACATCGGTCTGGGCCAGGATCATAGCATCAATGACTATTACGCCACCGTGGCCGAGGTGATTGGCTGGACCGGTGATTTCAGCCATGATCTGAGCAAGCCGGTGGGGATGAAGCAGAAACTCTGCGATCCCGCGCGCCAGCAGGACTGGGGCTGGCAGGCCCCGACCCCGCTGCGCGACGGCATTGCACAGACCTATCGTCACTATTTGGAAAGCGGATACGCATGA
- a CDS encoding DUF2793 domain-containing protein, giving the protein MSETSPILALPYLLAAQAQKHVTHNEALQLLDALVQLRVSAFDAETPPLSPSPGDAYALGALPTGAWAGQAAQLAIWQGEGWLFIAPQIGWRAWGVDVAELRIWQGSTWQQFSAETQNLAQVGVNTSADSSNRLAVAAEASLFSHAGAGHQMKLNKSAPAETAAALFQSNWSGRAEIGLLGNDDLSVKLSSDGSSWATALALTASGNAGFGTASPSAHVEIVGSGADYLLAGDGSGPAFRLGSDGNGACDGAWSGGGADYAEWFEWGDGNPEGEDRRGLAVVLQGACIRPAQAGEEPIGVISAAPALIGDDDMGGWKGRWQRDGFGALLLDAAGQRQEDPSYDPTRPYQRRSSRPEWALVGLMGKLRLRRGQPCAARWQRMRQVSQQVEEWLLR; this is encoded by the coding sequence ATGTCCGAGACCTCGCCCATCCTCGCCCTGCCCTATCTGCTGGCCGCGCAGGCGCAAAAACATGTGACCCATAATGAGGCCCTGCAGTTGCTGGACGCGCTGGTGCAGCTGCGGGTCAGCGCCTTTGATGCTGAAACCCCGCCGCTCAGCCCCAGCCCAGGCGATGCCTATGCCCTGGGGGCGCTGCCCACCGGGGCCTGGGCCGGACAGGCCGCACAGCTGGCAATCTGGCAGGGCGAAGGCTGGTTGTTCATCGCACCGCAAATCGGCTGGCGCGCCTGGGGGGTTGATGTCGCTGAGCTGCGGATCTGGCAGGGCAGCACCTGGCAGCAATTCAGCGCCGAGACCCAGAACCTGGCCCAGGTGGGGGTCAATACCAGCGCCGATAGCAGCAACCGGCTGGCGGTGGCCGCTGAGGCCAGCCTATTCAGCCATGCAGGCGCCGGCCATCAGATGAAGCTGAATAAATCTGCCCCGGCCGAAACCGCCGCGGCGCTGTTTCAATCCAACTGGTCCGGCCGCGCCGAGATCGGCCTGTTGGGCAATGACGACCTCAGCGTCAAGCTCTCCAGCGATGGCAGCAGCTGGGCCACCGCCCTGGCGCTAACCGCCAGCGGCAATGCCGGCTTTGGCACGGCCAGCCCCTCGGCCCATGTGGAGATTGTCGGCAGCGGCGCGGATTATCTGCTGGCCGGCGATGGCAGTGGCCCGGCCTTTCGGCTGGGGTCAGATGGCAATGGCGCCTGTGACGGCGCCTGGTCGGGGGGCGGCGCTGACTATGCGGAATGGTTTGAATGGGGCGATGGCAACCCGGAAGGCGAAGATCGGCGCGGGCTGGCCGTGGTGCTGCAGGGGGCGTGCATCCGCCCCGCCCAGGCCGGAGAAGAGCCCATCGGCGTGATCAGCGCCGCCCCGGCGCTGATTGGCGATGATGATATGGGCGGCTGGAAAGGACGCTGGCAACGCGATGGCTTTGGCGCCCTGCTGCTGGACGCGGCGGGCCAGCGCCAGGAAGACCCCAGCTATGACCCCACCCGCCCCTATCAGCGCCGCAGCAGCCGCCCGGAGTGGGCGCTGGTGGGGCTGATGGGCAAACTGCGCCTGCGCCGGGGTCAGCCCTGCGCCGCCCGCTGGCAGCGCATGCGGCAGGTGTCGCAGCAGGTCGAGGAATGGCTGCTGCGCTAG
- a CDS encoding glycosyltransferase — translation MRFSFIVTSWNIEDYIAPCLDSLAPCLEPGDELIVVDDGSDDRSCEEITACLRQLEGRGVSLCPVFLGANTQGGVGIAGNVGLNEATGEAVFFVDGDDWVDAAGFGAARRRFERQPCDILIANYRVYDAVQDRFLKPPDHTLWSGARARMTLQERRHLALQMVGVPWRKIYRRGFLEQQKIRFPEGDFFYEDNPFHWQTCLKAAEIAFLDVPLCSHRIGRPGQTMAATGAELAVFFDHYERIVAQLPDPQYRPDALRWLLENMAWHMERLSAESQWTYAMRAEDTLKSIAEADWQALRHDVVAQRALGIARALAQGQLAEVIAIWQHQRVQRQLQGFEERLAQIELAQDQGRGQLDQLVRWSEGQRALQEFQALQTLASQGEDKSFTS, via the coding sequence GTGAGATTTTCCTTCATCGTCACCTCCTGGAACATTGAGGACTATATTGCCCCCTGCCTGGACAGCCTGGCCCCCTGTCTTGAACCAGGGGATGAGCTGATCGTAGTCGATGACGGCTCGGATGATCGGAGCTGCGAAGAAATCACCGCCTGCCTGCGCCAACTAGAGGGACGGGGGGTCAGCCTATGCCCGGTCTTTCTGGGGGCCAATACGCAGGGGGGGGTTGGGATTGCCGGCAATGTGGGCCTCAATGAGGCCACAGGCGAGGCGGTGTTTTTTGTCGATGGGGATGACTGGGTCGATGCGGCAGGGTTTGGCGCTGCCCGGCGGCGCTTTGAAAGGCAGCCCTGTGATATATTGATTGCCAATTATAGGGTCTATGATGCGGTCCAGGACCGTTTTTTGAAACCTCCAGACCATACTTTGTGGTCTGGCGCGAGGGCGCGCATGACGCTGCAGGAGCGCCGCCATCTCGCACTGCAGATGGTTGGGGTGCCCTGGCGCAAGATCTATCGGCGGGGGTTTCTGGAGCAGCAAAAGATCCGTTTCCCCGAGGGGGATTTCTTTTACGAAGATAACCCGTTTCACTGGCAGACCTGTTTGAAAGCGGCGGAGATCGCCTTTCTGGATGTTCCCCTGTGCAGCCACCGGATTGGGCGTCCGGGGCAAACGATGGCGGCTACCGGGGCAGAGCTGGCGGTGTTCTTTGACCACTATGAACGGATTGTGGCGCAGTTGCCGGATCCGCAATATCGCCCGGATGCACTGCGCTGGCTGCTGGAGAACATGGCCTGGCATATGGAGCGGCTCAGCGCTGAGAGCCAGTGGACCTATGCGATGCGGGCGGAAGACACTCTGAAATCCATTGCCGAAGCAGATTGGCAAGCTCTACGTCATGATGTGGTGGCCCAGCGGGCCTTGGGGATTGCGCGCGCCTTGGCGCAGGGGCAATTGGCCGAGGTTATTGCCATCTGGCAACACCAGCGGGTGCAGCGCCAGCTTCAGGGTTTTGAGGAGCGGCTTGCGCAGATCGAACTGGCGCAAGATCAGGGGCGCGGGCAATTGGATCAGCTGGTGAGATGGAGCGAAGGACAGCGCGCGTTGCAGGAATTCCAGGCCCTGCAAACCCTTGCATCGCAGGGCGAGGACAAGAGTTTCACATCCTGA